In one Rhopalosiphum padi isolate XX-2018 chromosome 3, ASM2088224v1, whole genome shotgun sequence genomic region, the following are encoded:
- the LOC132925284 gene encoding zinc finger MYM-type protein 1-like — MSGKRKGGAEKAREKKRLLLLNASDKCYKLKDMFSKNSKLSNTPSTLKSDTNAVGQSNDRIVLNEIKDLVTVEKIYSSLSNDMFVDTSLKTMSNVTNLIMADKIDSSVSNDSIVPVHNNDPINQLPVNRLELRNRIRAGPYRPIMESYPKTMQGTSERSFQKSWFEKYVWLEYSPSKDLAFCFPCRIFKGNNLNSSQLDDAFSKTGFCSWYRGINRFNKHQITKSHIFSTQAMADYLNTTSIDQQIDISRKEYISKCESDRLHNRKIMKRLIDITLCLVKGGRPFRGHDEGEKSNQKGLFKEIVNTFAKYEIVLKEHFENGPKNAKYTSNRIQNDLISSIHNVLIKKVKADLQNVYVSILADETSDVGHHEQLSIVIRYFDDQMNRPVETFLDLVRLVSVNAESIFTAISNIIHSKFGIGWSSIIAVCFDGASTMSGNIGGVQRKFKEMNANILYVHCYAHCLNLSLIDSITSNTSNKNQVVFNFLGSVQFLYSFIEGSPTRHAIFENIAKEHGSNLQTLKSCSTTRWACRSEAVNAIKHNYRALLKALDEITKKSLLPDVKMKGLGLKSQIKSFNFIFCMNMMQPILQLVLKVSSSLQTPKLDLLSAVKHIQSLKSSLISIRDSYDEFELIFKNTENVCINHNIIIPPIKNRKISKKIDNATQTQHIFKTKFDEMRVNVYNTTLDTLINGLDLRFKQETLDIINIIGNLVNLDIKMENYNTEFDLLNKYFHISKESLISEITLLKQLEDTPKGTCSGSVYKWLDWLNKCDRSNIFNNFFLCLKMFVIIPVTSCGCERSFSKLTIVKSKLRSTMTQDRLNALLFLFVEQELTSSVNIESVIDEFKNLLPIERRLVL, encoded by the exons ATGTCCGGTAAACGAAAGGGCGGAGCTGAAAAAGCCCGTGAAAAGAAAAGATTGTTGCTTTTGAATGCGAGCGATAAATGTTATAAGTTAAAGGacatgttttcaaaaaattcaaaactttcAAATACGCCAAGTACATTGAAATCTGACACCAATGCTGTTGGGCAATCCAATGATAGAATCG ttttaaatgaaataaaagatCTTGTTACAGTCGAAAAAATCTATTCAAGTTTATCAAATGATATGTTTG TTGATACATCACTGAAAACTATGTCCAATGTAACAAATCTTATTATGGCAGATAAAATTGATTCAAGTGTATCCAATGATAGTATtg taCCTGTACATAATAATGATCCGATAAACCAACTTCCAGTGAATCGTCTTGAACTCAGAAATCGAATAAGAGCTGGTCCATACCGCCCAATCATGGAATCTTATCCAAAAACAATGCAAGGAACATCAGAAAGATCGTTTCAAAAATCCtggtttgaaaaatatgtatggTTAGAATATAGTCCATCTAAAGACCTAGCATTTTGTTTTCCATGTAGGATCTTTAagggtaataatttaaacagcAGTCAATTAGATGATGCATTTTCTAAAACTGGTTTCTGTAGTTGGTATAGAGGTATTAATCGTTTTAATAAACATCAAATTACTAAATCCCATATTTTTAGTACCCAAGCAATGGCTGATTACTTAAATACTACTTCTATTGATCAACAAATAGATATAAGTAGAAAAGAATATATTTCCAAATGTGAAAGTGATCGTTTGCACAATAGAAAAATTATGAAGCGTTTGATAGATATAACTTTGTGTCTTGTTAAAGGAGGAAGGCCTTTTAGAGGTCATGATGAAGGAGAAAAAAGTAATCAAAAGGGTTTATTCAAAGAAATAGTTAATACTTTTGCTAAATATGAAATAGTTTTGAAAGAACACTTTGAAAATGgcccaaaaaatgcaaaatataccAGTAATAGAATCCAAAACGACCTAATTAGTTCCATACATAATgttcttattaaaaaagtaaaagcagatttacaaaatgtatatgtttCAATCTTAGCCGATGAAACTAGTGATGTTGGTCATCATGAGCAACTTTCAATCGTTATACGATATTTTGATGATCAAATGAATAGACCTGTTGAAACTTTTCTCGATTTAGTACGGTTAGTTTCTGTTAATGCTGAATCTATATTCACagctataagtaatattatacattccaaATTTGGTATAGGTTGGTCATCAATAATTGCTGTGTGTTTTGATGGGGCCTCTACAATGTCTGGTAATATAGGTGGGGTACAAAGAAAATTCAAAGAGATGAATGCAAACATTTTGTATGTACATTGCTATGCACACTGCTTAAATTTGTCATTAATTGATTCAATCACAAGTAATACAAGTAACAAAAATCAAGTAGTATTTAACTTTTTAGGAtctgttcaatttttatactcTTTCATTGAAGGCAGCCCTACTCGACAtgctatttttgaaaatatagctAAAGAACATGGGTCTAATCTTCAAACGTTAAAGTCATGCTCAACAACAAGGTGGGCATGTCGCTCAGAGGCAGTAAATGCTATTAAACATAACTATAGAGCATTATTAAAAGCGTTAGACGAAATAACAAAAAAGAGTTTGCTGCCAGATGTAAAAATGAAGGGCTTAGGACTTAAAAGTCAAATCaaatcattcaattttattttttgtatgaatatGATGCAACCTATTTTACAACTAGTTTTAAAAGTGAGTTCTTCATTACAAACTCCAAAGTTAGATCTTTTATCTGCAGTTAAACATATTCAATCTCTTAAGTCTTCACTAATTTCAATCAGAGATTCATATgatgaatttgaattaatttttaaaaatacagaaaatgtttgtattaatcataatattattatacctcctattaaaaataggaaaatatctaaaaaaattgataatgctACCCAAACacagcatatttttaaaactaagtttGATGAAATGAGAGTGAATGTTTACAATACAACTTTAGATACATTAATAAATGGACTGGACTTAAGATTTAAGCAAGAAACATtagacataataaatataataggtaatcttGTGAATTTGGAtattaaaatggaaaattataaCACAGAATTTGacctattgaataaatatttccatatttCTAAAGAATCATTAATTTCTGAGATAACCCTTTTGAAACAATTAGAAGATACTCCTAAAGGTACTTGCTCTGGTTCTGTTTATAAGTGGCTTGATTGGTTAAACAAATGTGAtcgatcaaatatttttaataatttttttctgtgtttaaaaatgtttgttattatccCCGTCACGAGTTGTGGTTGCGAGAGGAGTTTTTCTAAACTTACCATTGTTAAAAGCAAACTTAGATCTACCATGACACAAGATAGACTAAATGCattattgtttctatttgtTGAACAAGAATTAACTTCTTCTGTAAATATTGAGAGTGtaattgatgaatttaaaaatttattacctatagagCGTAGATTAGTATTATAA